One part of the Paenibacillus silvisoli genome encodes these proteins:
- a CDS encoding TadE/TadG family type IV pilus assembly protein, translating into MKRRTPSAGHTDRRRGEAGSIVVEAALILPLVLMVIMFFICLIRLNLVQMALQNAVSQTVRQAAAAIRPIDLALQQTSSSSAQPVNAGNEQQPRTAINALRQLPGFDAVAGQLEEWLPSPAGPLLAAALQGDWQPVVDAAATEAGRHIVEPLLRHEADKAVLNPAQLRLSKLSLPDLKGRSEVMLQVEAEYEFKLAFPFTKKTLVLKESAAERVWVSDAVPARTDESAQDKAAPIQIVQLEPSPLNPGHRARVVVRTSPGRSVTIKVLYKSGQSTAKHLGDIVTDSEGYAEWTWLVSGNTTPGIWELIVASGDGASRSARHFVVEKRSSRDGGG; encoded by the coding sequence ATGAAGCGACGCACACCATCGGCTGGTCATACGGATAGGCGCAGGGGAGAAGCCGGAAGCATCGTAGTTGAAGCTGCGCTCATTCTGCCGCTTGTACTCATGGTAATTATGTTTTTTATTTGTTTGATTCGTTTGAACTTGGTCCAGATGGCTTTGCAAAATGCGGTGTCGCAAACGGTGCGGCAGGCGGCGGCCGCTATTCGTCCGATCGATCTTGCCTTGCAGCAAACGTCGTCGTCCAGTGCGCAGCCTGTGAATGCTGGAAACGAGCAACAGCCTCGGACTGCCATAAATGCGCTTCGGCAGCTTCCTGGTTTCGACGCCGTTGCCGGTCAGCTCGAGGAATGGCTCCCTTCGCCGGCAGGGCCGCTGCTCGCCGCAGCGCTGCAGGGCGATTGGCAGCCTGTTGTCGATGCCGCCGCGACGGAAGCGGGGCGGCATATCGTTGAACCGCTGCTACGGCATGAGGCGGATAAAGCGGTGCTGAATCCGGCGCAGCTTCGGCTAAGCAAGCTATCGCTGCCGGATTTGAAAGGCCGATCCGAAGTAATGCTTCAAGTGGAAGCCGAATACGAGTTCAAGCTGGCATTCCCGTTCACCAAGAAGACGCTTGTGCTCAAAGAAAGCGCGGCCGAACGCGTCTGGGTTAGCGATGCGGTGCCTGCTCGGACTGACGAATCGGCACAGGATAAGGCCGCTCCGATCCAAATCGTGCAGCTTGAGCCATCGCCATTGAACCCCGGCCATCGGGCGCGCGTTGTCGTACGGACAAGCCCGGGCAGGAGCGTTACCATCAAAGTCTTGTACAAAAGCGGTCAGAGCACGGCCAAGCATCTTGGCGACATTGTAACGGATAGCGAAGGTTATGCGGAATGGACGTGGCTTGTTTCGGGCAATACCACGCCGGGGATTTGGGAGCTTATCGTCGCTTCCGGCGATGGCGCATCGCGTTCCGCTAGACATTTTGTTGTAGAGAAGAGGTCTTCACGGGACGGAGGTGGTTGA
- a CDS encoding coiled-coil domain-containing protein — MRRRQLWRSADGAVSIYLIVSTAAMLLVTSLLIDFARIAAFQKQSELAAQSGIRSALSAYDGELYEQYGLFGAGGTDRNEWFARAAELNLQSDESRFSLLRGRIEAAHVNGYEVLGNHAVFTRQVLEEMKYKAPIDFTLEVASKFAPLSSSMKEASMSVELLERVRQLYDEREKRLQEVLALQKAMAEVAKSSLEPQVQSAGGVASGYSSYVRWRMEDAMLGPDEEPIHTASIHSYRNSAYSTSSTLKANSSHVLQNHRDKQQQAEALLEEAERLNEAMKTAIQRMREEGAGDGFDRINRKQLPGGEGGGSGSNSQGDLTAFGEARVAAEGLLLEPAWFETYRLELRHQTADMGRVDAAAADFEQAVSAALSGYGSALAEASQQLEQDLRAYTVKYIQPGTVIEARQSQSDGRQANDRERKSNEAAAKSKLSEVRQLIQAMASASSQKESQEAFQDVQKRMEANLRFNEAAEAQLDESNRLTGAGEEAGEEARLSMASIGTIFSGMADQLEGIRDPLYLNEYIVNRFQSFDPKLFGHSGGGEWNQSAFSSALALENQEAEYILYGFHSPAANVAAAYGELFSLRLAIRTMEGFIECRALGHPLLVLSAAVLYGLEKAAADLAAIAQKGSVELSKYAPVELSYKDYLRVFLILHGGGASRTARMIAVIERNRGVTLASVPTGLTGELTTSVNLWFLPGLMKSFTLTGALGGKVKNNRYEATHTIGWSYG, encoded by the coding sequence ATGAGACGAAGGCAGTTATGGAGAAGCGCCGACGGCGCCGTGTCGATTTATTTGATCGTTTCTACTGCGGCGATGCTGCTTGTGACTTCGCTGCTGATTGATTTCGCCAGAATCGCGGCCTTTCAGAAGCAGAGCGAGCTGGCCGCGCAGTCCGGCATTCGCTCGGCTCTGTCAGCGTATGACGGAGAGTTGTACGAGCAGTACGGTTTATTTGGCGCGGGAGGCACGGACCGAAATGAATGGTTCGCGCGAGCGGCGGAACTGAATCTTCAATCGGACGAAAGCAGGTTCAGCTTGCTCCGGGGACGGATTGAGGCTGCGCATGTGAACGGATATGAGGTGCTTGGGAATCACGCGGTTTTTACGAGGCAGGTGCTGGAGGAAATGAAATATAAGGCGCCGATCGATTTTACGCTTGAGGTGGCATCCAAGTTCGCGCCGCTAAGCTCGTCCATGAAAGAGGCTTCGATGTCGGTTGAGCTGCTGGAGCGGGTGCGTCAGCTCTACGATGAACGTGAGAAACGGCTGCAGGAGGTGCTTGCGCTTCAAAAAGCGATGGCGGAAGTGGCGAAGTCATCTCTTGAGCCGCAGGTTCAATCTGCAGGCGGCGTTGCGAGCGGGTACAGCTCGTATGTCCGTTGGCGAATGGAGGACGCGATGCTCGGTCCCGATGAAGAGCCCATCCATACCGCTTCTATTCATTCTTACCGGAATTCCGCATACAGCACTTCATCCACATTGAAGGCCAATAGTTCGCATGTGCTCCAAAATCATCGCGATAAGCAGCAACAGGCTGAAGCGCTGCTGGAGGAAGCGGAGCGTTTGAACGAAGCCATGAAGACCGCCATCCAAAGGATGCGCGAAGAGGGAGCGGGGGACGGATTCGACCGGATAAACCGTAAGCAGTTACCAGGTGGAGAAGGCGGCGGCTCGGGCTCGAACAGTCAGGGGGATCTGACTGCATTCGGTGAAGCCAGAGTTGCTGCGGAAGGGCTGCTGCTTGAGCCGGCCTGGTTCGAGACATATAGGTTGGAGCTGCGTCATCAAACGGCCGATATGGGGCGGGTTGATGCTGCGGCTGCGGATTTTGAGCAAGCCGTATCGGCAGCGTTGAGCGGATATGGCAGTGCGCTGGCTGAGGCGAGCCAACAGCTTGAGCAGGATTTACGCGCGTATACCGTCAAGTACATACAGCCGGGCACGGTCATTGAGGCTAGACAAAGCCAATCGGATGGCAGACAAGCTAATGATCGGGAGCGAAAGTCGAACGAAGCTGCGGCCAAGTCCAAGCTGAGCGAGGTGCGGCAGCTGATTCAAGCTATGGCGTCCGCATCCAGTCAGAAGGAGAGTCAGGAAGCGTTTCAAGACGTTCAGAAACGGATGGAAGCGAATTTGAGGTTTAACGAAGCGGCTGAAGCGCAGCTTGACGAGAGCAACCGCCTAACGGGCGCGGGCGAAGAAGCCGGTGAGGAGGCTCGGCTTTCAATGGCCTCGATCGGCACGATTTTCAGCGGGATGGCGGATCAGCTTGAAGGTATCCGTGATCCGCTTTATCTCAACGAATATATTGTGAATCGGTTCCAATCGTTCGATCCGAAGCTGTTTGGCCATTCGGGCGGCGGGGAATGGAATCAGTCGGCCTTCTCGTCCGCGCTCGCCTTGGAGAATCAAGAAGCGGAGTATATTCTATACGGATTTCATTCGCCTGCGGCCAATGTAGCTGCCGCCTACGGGGAATTGTTTAGTCTTAGGCTGGCGATCCGGACGATGGAAGGGTTCATCGAATGCCGCGCGCTGGGTCACCCGCTTCTTGTGCTTTCCGCTGCTGTACTGTACGGGTTAGAGAAAGCCGCCGCCGACTTGGCTGCGATTGCGCAGAAAGGCTCGGTAGAGCTCTCCAAGTACGCCCCCGTGGAGCTTAGTTACAAGGATTATTTGCGCGTATTTCTCATATTGCATGGAGGCGGGGCGTCCAGAACGGCAAGGATGATTGCCGTGATTGAGCGTAACAGGGGTGTAACTTTAGCAAGCGTCCCAACCGGCTTGACCGGGGAATTGACGACTTCGGTAAATTTATGGTTTTTGCCCGGTTTGATGAAGAGCTTTACGTTAACGGGCGCACTGGGCGGAAAGGTGAAGAACAACCGTTATGAAGCGACGCACACCATCGGCTGGTCATACGGATAG
- a CDS encoding TadE/TadG family type IV pilus assembly protein, whose product MTRPTKSSIRLRRLQAWLRREDGSFTLEASTVFPMIFVSLLALLMLGMYTYQKVVLYTVASLTAERTAFRWDNSYRDAVSGIGKTGEYDGLYWRLTDNGVLQSLFGMDDGAQGDRMSLTIGADMNGDSGQSDQPLPLKKMGSEAARVMQPLEGEIGYEGGLQKRIEVKLRQPLSIPVLEELLGHSEPKALTSAVIVDPVELIRNVDLVRYYAGRFAGQSEQGKSQAREVLRDRQSAQSGEQQG is encoded by the coding sequence ATGACAAGGCCAACGAAATCTTCAATTAGGCTGCGTCGTCTGCAGGCTTGGCTGCGCCGGGAGGATGGGAGCTTCACGCTGGAGGCGAGCACGGTATTTCCGATGATTTTCGTCTCGTTGCTGGCGCTGCTGATGCTCGGCATGTATACCTATCAGAAGGTCGTGCTCTATACGGTTGCGTCGTTAACGGCGGAACGTACCGCTTTTCGTTGGGACAATAGCTACCGGGATGCCGTTAGCGGAATAGGCAAGACAGGCGAGTATGATGGACTGTACTGGCGACTTACCGACAACGGTGTTTTGCAATCATTGTTTGGGATGGATGATGGCGCTCAGGGAGACCGGATGAGTCTGACAATTGGAGCGGATATGAATGGGGATAGTGGTCAGTCCGATCAGCCGCTGCCGCTTAAGAAAATGGGGAGCGAAGCGGCCAGAGTGATGCAGCCTCTTGAAGGCGAAATCGGGTACGAAGGCGGTTTGCAGAAGCGCATCGAAGTCAAGCTGCGCCAGCCGCTGTCCATCCCGGTGCTGGAGGAGCTGCTCGGCCATTCGGAGCCTAAAGCGCTGACGTCGGCGGTGATCGTAGATCCCGTGGAATTGATCCGCAACGTGGATCTCGTCCGGTATTATGCGGGGAGGTTTGCCGGTCAATCGGAGCAAGGTAAGTCGCAAGCAAGAGAAGTGCTCCGAGATCGGCAATCCGCTCAAAGCGGGGAGCAGCAAGGATGA
- a CDS encoding Flp1 family type IVb pilin, which yields MKNSIMKAWRSFWKDEEGLGTLEVVLIIAVVIILALLFKDWIIQLLQKLMGDADDKANEIFN from the coding sequence ATGAAGAACAGCATCATGAAAGCATGGCGCTCATTTTGGAAAGATGAAGAGGGCTTAGGAACGCTTGAAGTCGTGCTTATTATCGCAGTCGTCATTATTTTGGCGCTGCTGTTCAAGGACTGGATTATTCAGCTGCTGCAAAAGCTGATGGGCGACGCGGATGACAAGGCCAACGAAATCTTCAATTAG
- a CDS encoding type II secretion system F family protein: MEDTAGFVASALGTGYLAVCAGAWLSVLSGEQALLYLGLLLGIILPAAKWRDTAAKVERRKQDILLLLPEVISKLMLLLGAGETLQRALIRASERKDEKAGSPLIVELRKANEAVRNGESFAAAMEMLSRRCAVQEVSLFTTTLLLNYRRGGDRLSLSLKELTYSLWEKRKAVARARGEEASSKLVFPLVGLFIVLMALVASPAILMMGG; encoded by the coding sequence GTGGAGGATACGGCCGGTTTTGTAGCTTCCGCACTCGGCACAGGCTACTTAGCCGTATGTGCGGGCGCTTGGCTCAGCGTGCTTAGCGGCGAACAAGCGCTGCTGTATTTGGGCCTGCTGCTCGGGATCATCCTTCCCGCGGCGAAATGGAGGGATACCGCAGCGAAGGTCGAACGGCGCAAGCAGGATATTTTGCTGCTGCTGCCCGAGGTGATCAGCAAGCTGATGCTGCTGCTCGGAGCCGGCGAAACGCTGCAGCGCGCACTTATCCGCGCAAGCGAGCGGAAGGACGAGAAGGCGGGGAGTCCGCTTATCGTGGAGCTCCGCAAAGCCAACGAGGCCGTCCGGAACGGCGAGTCCTTTGCGGCGGCGATGGAAATGCTCAGCCGGCGCTGCGCGGTGCAGGAGGTGTCGCTTTTCACGACGACGCTGCTGCTGAATTACCGGCGAGGCGGCGATCGGCTCTCGCTGTCGCTGAAGGAACTTACCTATTCCTTGTGGGAGAAGCGCAAAGCCGTTGCAAGAGCGAGAGGCGAGGAGGCTTCCTCCAAGCTCGTGTTTCCCCTGGTCGGCCTGTTTATCGTTTTAATGGCGCTCGTCGCCTCGCCCGCGATATTAATGATGGGCGGCTAA
- a CDS encoding type II secretion system F family protein, protein MASPGNGELPCYWKYRLSKRQFGVAAVVGCMLVFAAAYLFYRSMFAAIVLSAAGMLAPRIHRRMLLEQRRLRLSLQFKEALYSIASSLAAGRSVENAFLTAHEDLRLLYPNPKTEILVEFEIVAARMGYGDSLEQALIDFSSRAAIDDITQFADVFTTCKRSGGDLVEVIRRTSQTIGEKLDVQQEIAVMVAQKRLESRIMMAVPFVFLAFLSLTAPDYMAPLYNGIGYVLLTGALMLIALCFTLMNKIMNIRM, encoded by the coding sequence ATGGCATCGCCCGGCAACGGAGAATTGCCCTGCTATTGGAAGTATCGGCTCAGCAAGCGTCAGTTCGGCGTCGCTGCGGTCGTGGGATGCATGCTCGTCTTTGCGGCTGCCTATTTGTTCTACCGCTCTATGTTTGCCGCGATTGTATTGTCGGCGGCAGGAATGCTCGCGCCGCGCATTCATCGGCGAATGCTGCTCGAGCAGCGAAGGCTGCGGCTGTCGCTTCAGTTTAAGGAAGCGCTCTATTCCATTGCCTCGTCGCTGGCGGCCGGCAGATCGGTGGAGAATGCGTTTCTAACGGCGCATGAGGATCTTCGTTTGCTTTATCCCAATCCGAAGACGGAGATTTTGGTCGAATTCGAGATCGTTGCCGCGCGCATGGGTTACGGGGATTCGCTTGAGCAAGCGCTGATCGATTTCAGCAGCCGCGCCGCGATCGATGACATCACGCAGTTCGCGGACGTCTTCACGACCTGCAAACGCTCCGGCGGCGATTTGGTGGAAGTGATACGGCGGACGTCGCAAACGATCGGCGAGAAGCTGGATGTGCAGCAGGAAATTGCCGTCATGGTCGCGCAGAAGCGGCTGGAATCCCGGATTATGATGGCGGTACCGTTTGTTTTTCTCGCCTTCCTCAGCTTGACGGCGCCAGACTATATGGCTCCGCTGTATAACGGTATCGGCTATGTTCTGTTGACGGGAGCACTTATGCTGATCGCGCTTTGCTTTACGTTGATGAACAAGATTATGAATATCCGCATGTGA
- a CDS encoding CpaF family protein, producing the protein MNEATVLLLKERIRNQLELGSALSDEEFSSRIEREVFRWSRDHPLTAGEKLQLVRRLYHAFRGLDLLQPFMDDPAVTEIMINSHEELFVERAGQMTKLAISFESRERLEDLIQSVVAGVNRVVNESTPIVDARLGDGSRVHIVLPPIALKGPTMTIRKFPDKPMLMEDLIACGALTTEAAELLGKLVRAKYNIFISGGTGSGKTTFLNALSQFIPEDERIVTIEDAAELQIRSVPNLVSLETRNANTEGKGAIAMRELIRASLRMRPNRIVVGEVRGGEAIDMLQAMNTGHDGSLSTGHSNSARDMIARLETMALSGADLPIAVIRQQIGSAIDIIVHLSRLRDRSRRVVEICEVVGVVNGEVELNPIYRFEEEGEREGRVLGELKRCGDSGLQRIWKLQMAGMVKMAGGDGR; encoded by the coding sequence TTGAACGAAGCAACGGTTCTGCTGCTCAAGGAGCGAATCCGCAATCAGCTTGAGCTTGGCAGCGCTCTGTCGGACGAAGAGTTTAGCAGCCGTATCGAGCGAGAGGTTTTCAGATGGAGCAGGGACCATCCCCTTACGGCAGGCGAGAAGCTTCAGCTTGTCAGGAGGCTGTATCACGCCTTTCGCGGGCTTGATCTGCTTCAGCCGTTCATGGATGACCCGGCCGTGACGGAAATCATGATCAACTCGCACGAGGAGCTGTTCGTTGAGCGAGCGGGGCAGATGACGAAGCTGGCGATCTCCTTCGAGAGCCGGGAGAGGCTGGAGGATTTGATTCAATCGGTCGTCGCGGGCGTGAACCGCGTCGTGAACGAGTCGACGCCGATTGTGGATGCCCGGCTTGGCGACGGCTCCAGAGTTCACATCGTTCTGCCTCCGATCGCGTTGAAGGGTCCGACGATGACGATCCGCAAATTCCCCGATAAGCCGATGCTGATGGAAGACCTGATTGCTTGCGGCGCACTGACTACCGAAGCGGCGGAACTGCTCGGCAAGCTTGTTCGGGCGAAGTACAACATCTTCATCAGCGGAGGAACGGGGTCGGGGAAAACGACGTTTCTGAACGCGTTGTCCCAGTTCATCCCGGAGGACGAGCGAATCGTGACGATCGAGGACGCTGCGGAGCTGCAAATCCGCTCGGTGCCGAATTTGGTTTCGTTGGAGACGCGCAATGCCAATACCGAAGGAAAGGGCGCGATTGCGATGCGGGAGCTGATTCGGGCTTCGTTGCGGATGCGGCCGAATCGGATCGTCGTCGGCGAGGTTAGGGGCGGCGAGGCGATAGACATGCTCCAGGCGATGAATACCGGGCATGACGGGTCGTTGAGCACAGGACATAGTAACAGCGCCCGGGATATGATCGCGCGGCTGGAGACGATGGCGCTAAGCGGGGCCGATCTGCCGATTGCCGTGATCCGGCAGCAAATTGGATCGGCGATCGATATTATCGTGCATTTGTCTCGCTTGCGCGATCGTTCCCGGAGAGTCGTTGAAATTTGCGAGGTTGTCGGCGTTGTTAACGGCGAAGTGGAGCTTAATCCGATCTATCGGTTTGAGGAAGAGGGGGAGCGGGAAGGACGTGTGCTTGGCGAGCTTAAACGATGCGGGGACAGCGGGCTGCAGCGCATCTGGAAGCTGCAGATGGCTGGAATGGTTAAAATGGCAGGCGGTGATGGCCGATGA